GAGCCTGAGTATCCCGGCGAAGACGGTCGCGAAGTTCCGCCCGTCGGCCGCGCTGAACGCCCGGGCCAACGGCGGCCAGGCCGCCACCGGAACCCCGAGAGGCGGTGCCCGGTGAGCCGCCGGGGAGCACACCGCCGCCCGACGACCGCGCAGCAGCTCGCCGCCGCTACTGGCGACCTCGCGCAGCTGCGGGTCGAGCTGGCCGGCGAGCGCGAGCTGCGCCGCCTGGCCGACGGCCTGATGGGCCGCCTGGTCGAGGACCGCGAGCTCGCACTGGAGCACGCACGCCGGATGCAGCAGCAGGCCGTCCAGGACCGCGAGTACCTCCACCAGTCGCGCCGCCTGGTGGCGGACCTGCGGCGCCAGGCCGCGCAGCCGCATCCGACCGGCGCCGCCGAGCGCACCCAGCCGATCCCCGTCGTCGTGCCGCTCGGCTCGCCGCACTGGCAGCACTCCCAGGACATCGCCGACCTGACGGCCGCCGCCCACGCGACGCCGTCCTGGGCCCGCACCGCCTGAACCACCCCGCGCTACCGGGGCGCTGGAAGAGCACCACCGAGCACCAGGTACGCCACCAGCGCCCCACCCCCGTCCACACACCACCGCACGGAAGAAGGGCTCATGAAGAACGTGCACTACGAGCGGCACCGCGGGGGGTGGCGTGTCATCTGGACCGACGACGACAGCCGTCGCCGCCAGGCCAGCGGGTTCGACACCCGGGCCGAGGCCGAGGCGCACCTCGCCAGCCTCAGCACGCCGACGAGCACCCTGGTGTACCGGGCGATGGACGACAACGTCCCGCTCGGCCTCTACACCACCGTCCAGGCCGCGCAGGACCACGCCGACCACGAGGCTCCGCACGACGCGGGCCTGTGGCTGTGGCTGGCCAGCGAGACCGGCCTCGACGTCGAGCAGGTCACGGTCACCGCCTGGTCCTGGGAGGCGTCGACGGCCGACGACGAGCCCGTCGGCGACGACGAGCCGCTCGTGCTCTACGCGACGGTCGGCGGCGAGCAGTACGGCACCGGCTACACCGTCCTGCCGCTGTCCCTGCACAGCCGGTTCGACCCCGAGGCGGAGGGCTGATGGCCGCCGTCGACCCGCACGACCCGGGCCCGGTCCCGCCCGGCCACGGCTGCTGCCCCGGCACCGTCGGCGCCCTGTGCCCGGACTGCCGACGTGCCGCGCGCCTCGCCGACATCCGGGCCCGGGTCGACGCCGAGACGTCGCCCTCATCGATGCCGCACACCTGGGCCGCGATGCTCCGCGACCTGATCACCGAGGTCGACCGCCTCACCTCGGCCGCCGGCGGCACCCGCACCGCGACGCTCCTGGAATCCGCCGTACTGCTGCAGGGCACCGGCCACGACCAGGCCGCCGAGCTGCTCCTCGCCCAGGCCCTCCTGGACGACGTCGCGCCCGGCAGCCCCGCGCTACGCCCGGAGATCCACGGCCGCATCATGGCCGGCCTCGCCCAGTGGCAGCGCGGCGAATCCCCGACCGTCGTCCTGGCCGACCCGGACCATCCGGGCGGCGACACCCTGCTCCTCGTCGGCGCCCGCACCGACGACCCGGGCCCTGAACCGGACGGCGCCGGGTGACGCAGGACTGGCTGGCCCGCGCGGCCTGCCGCGGCCACGACACCGAACTGTGGTTCGCGAGCCCGTACTCGACGGCGACCCGGGCGGCCCTGGCGATCTGCCTGGGCTGCCCGGTCGTCCGCGAGTGCCTCGCCGACGCCATGGCCATCGAGGCCAGAGCCCCCGGCGGACGCTGGGGAACCGCCGGCGCGCGCACGGCCGAGATGCGCCAGGCCCTCGCCGACGGCACCGGCCACGGCGCCCAGAACAGCCTGCCCGGCTGCCGCTGCGCCCCCTGCCGGGACTACCGCATCACCCGCGACCTCTACCACCGACTGCTCACCGAAGCGGCCGGTCCGTGCCCCGGCTCCTGATCTGGGGCCCGGAGCACTGGGGCGGAGGCCACACCCGCCCCTGCATCACCTGCGGCCGGCCCGCGCTCCTGATCAACAGCCAGCGGCAGCCGCAGCACAAGGTCTGCGCCGAGGCCGTCGCTGATGCGGCCTCAGAGCAGGCCGCCACCCGCTACCACGAGAAGAGAGACCGATGACTCACCGACACGACGTCCAGCGCGACATCATCACCCGCACCCTGGAGGAACTGATCCCCCGCTCGGTGCCCGCCCGCCTCACGGTGAAGGTCACCGAGACCTTCGACGCGCCGGGCGGCCACCCCCGCCAGAACACATGGGAGGGCAGCGTCCACGGCCTGGCCGAACGCATCGCCACCGCCCTGTACGGGCGTCGCCCCGAGACTGGCAGTCCGCTGGAGCAGGCCGAGGCCGCCAAGCAGAACCGCGACCTGGCCGGCGAGCTCGGCGCGCTCATGGGCGGCGCCGCGGCTCTGCAGCAGCAGCCCTGGTACCCGGCGCGGCCGGGCGACGTCGTCCACATCGCCTACGAGGCCGTCCACGACCTCCCGGGCTCCGGCTCGACCTACCTGGTGCAGCAGAACCCCGACGAGCCCGCCTTCCTGGCGCTGGTCGCGGTAGCCGTGAGCGACACCGACGGCGGTGTCTGGGCCACGGACGGCGACCCGGACCCGCTGTTCGAGATGTGGATGGAGGCCGGAGGCCACCGCATCACCGTGGTCCGCGACGGCCTGACCGTCCACAACGGGCCCGCCAGCAGAGGCCGCTGACCGCATGAGCCGATTACCCCGCGCACCGCCCGCGCGCCCCGCACAGCCCCGTACCGGCTCCCGAGAGATGAGAGCACGTGA
The Streptacidiphilus albus JL83 genome window above contains:
- a CDS encoding WhiB family transcriptional regulator encodes the protein MTQDWLARAACRGHDTELWFASPYSTATRAALAICLGCPVVRECLADAMAIEARAPGGRWGTAGARTAEMRQALADGTGHGAQNSLPGCRCAPCRDYRITRDLYHRLLTEAAGPCPGS